In one Vulgatibacter incomptus genomic region, the following are encoded:
- the groL gene encoding chaperonin GroEL (60 kDa chaperone family; promotes refolding of misfolded polypeptides especially under stressful conditions; forms two stacked rings of heptamers to form a barrel-shaped 14mer; ends can be capped by GroES; misfolded proteins enter the barrel where they are refolded when GroES binds), with amino-acid sequence MAKDILFNARARESILRGVNTLADAVKVTLGPKGRNVVIEKSFGSPTITKDGVTVAKEIELENKFENMGAQMVKEVASKTSDVAGDGTTTATVLAQAIYREGSKLVAAGHNPMSIKRGVDKAVAAITEELKALSKPTKDQKEIAQVGTISANGDTTIGAIIAEAMQKVGKEGVITVEEAKGLETTLDVVEGMQFDRGYLSPYFVTDPERMEVALEDPYILINEKKISSMKDLLPILEQVARSGKPLLIIAEDIEGEALATLVVNKLRGTLHVAAVKAPGFGDRRKAMLEDIATLTGGTMIAEDLGIKLETITLKDMGRAKRITIDKDNTTIVDGAGEKGKIEARVKQIRVQIEETSSDYDREKLQERLAKLVGGVAVINVGASTETEMKEKKGRVEDALHATRAAVEEGIVPGGGVALIRALSALDKVTVLAEEKFGVDIVRRAVEEPLRQISENGGLEGSVVVNAVKAGKGPYGFNAATGEYEDLVAAGVIDPTKVSRTALQNAASVASLMLTTEAMIAEKPKEKEDMGGGGMPGGMGGMGGMM; translated from the coding sequence ATGGCAAAGGACATCCTTTTCAACGCACGCGCGCGTGAGTCGATCCTCCGCGGCGTGAACACCCTCGCCGACGCGGTGAAGGTGACCCTCGGCCCCAAGGGCCGGAACGTCGTCATCGAGAAGTCGTTCGGCTCCCCCACGATCACCAAGGACGGCGTCACCGTCGCCAAGGAGATCGAGCTCGAGAACAAGTTCGAGAACATGGGCGCCCAGATGGTGAAGGAGGTCGCCTCGAAGACCTCCGACGTCGCCGGTGACGGCACCACCACCGCGACCGTGCTCGCCCAGGCGATCTACCGCGAGGGCTCCAAGCTCGTCGCCGCCGGCCATAACCCGATGTCGATCAAGCGCGGCGTCGACAAGGCCGTCGCCGCGATCACCGAGGAGCTCAAGGCCCTCTCCAAGCCGACGAAGGACCAGAAGGAGATCGCCCAGGTCGGCACCATCTCGGCCAACGGCGACACCACCATCGGCGCGATCATCGCCGAGGCGATGCAGAAGGTCGGCAAGGAAGGCGTGATCACGGTCGAGGAGGCCAAGGGCCTCGAGACCACCCTCGACGTCGTCGAGGGCATGCAGTTCGATCGCGGCTACCTCTCGCCGTACTTCGTCACCGACCCGGAGCGGATGGAGGTCGCCCTCGAGGATCCCTACATCCTCATCAACGAGAAGAAGATCTCGTCGATGAAGGACCTCCTCCCGATCCTCGAGCAGGTGGCTCGCTCCGGCAAGCCGCTCCTCATCATCGCCGAGGACATCGAGGGTGAGGCGCTCGCCACGCTCGTGGTGAACAAGCTCCGCGGCACCCTGCACGTGGCCGCCGTCAAGGCCCCGGGCTTCGGCGACCGCCGCAAGGCCATGCTCGAGGACATCGCCACCCTCACGGGCGGCACCATGATCGCCGAGGACCTCGGCATCAAGCTCGAGACCATCACCCTCAAGGACATGGGCCGGGCCAAGCGGATCACGATCGACAAGGACAACACCACGATCGTCGACGGCGCCGGTGAGAAGGGCAAGATCGAGGCGCGCGTGAAGCAGATCCGCGTCCAGATCGAGGAGACCTCCTCCGACTACGACCGCGAGAAGCTCCAGGAGCGCCTCGCCAAGCTGGTCGGCGGCGTCGCCGTCATCAACGTCGGTGCCTCCACCGAGACCGAGATGAAGGAGAAGAAGGGCCGCGTCGAGGACGCTCTCCACGCGACCCGCGCTGCCGTCGAGGAGGGCATCGTCCCCGGCGGCGGTGTCGCCCTCATCCGCGCCCTCTCCGCCCTCGACAAGGTCACGGTCCTGGCCGAGGAGAAGTTCGGCGTCGACATCGTGCGCCGCGCCGTCGAGGAGCCCCTCCGCCAGATCTCCGAGAACGGTGGCCTCGAGGGCTCCGTCGTCGTGAACGCCGTCAAGGCCGGCAAGGGCCCCTACGGCTTCAACGCCGCCACCGGCGAGTACGAGGACCTGGTCGCCGCCGGCGTCATCGACCCGACCAAGGTGTCGCGCACCGCGCTGCAGAACGCCGCGTCGGTCGCCTCCCTCATGCTCACCACCGAGGCCATGATCGCCGAGAAGCCCAAGGAGAAGGAAGACATGGGCGGCGGCGGGATGCCCGGCGGAATGGGCGGCATGGGCGGCATGATGTAA
- the groES gene encoding co-chaperone GroES translates to MKIRPLHDRVIIKRVEEEEKTKGGLYIPDSAKEKPLEGKVIAVGNGKILEDGKVRPLDIKAGDRVLFSKYAGTEIKVEGEDHLMLREDDVLGVIEA, encoded by the coding sequence ATGAAGATCCGGCCGCTGCACGACCGCGTCATCATCAAGCGCGTCGAAGAGGAGGAGAAGACCAAGGGAGGCCTCTACATCCCCGACTCCGCCAAGGAGAAGCCGCTCGAGGGCAAGGTGATCGCCGTCGGGAACGGGAAGATCCTGGAGGACGGCAAGGTCCGCCCCCTCGACATCAAGGCGGGCGACCGCGTCCTCTTCTCCAAGTACGCAGGTACGGAGATCAAGGTCGAGGGCGAGGACCACCTGATGCTCCGCGAGGACGACGTCCTCGGGGTCATCGAGGCCTAA